A single region of the Micropterus dolomieu isolate WLL.071019.BEF.003 ecotype Adirondacks linkage group LG02, ASM2129224v1, whole genome shotgun sequence genome encodes:
- the LOC123967441 gene encoding uncharacterized protein LOC123967441, with amino-acid sequence MSPEEVISPASSLYHFPIKAQRSEVPLRLNNLQTVVTDCDHIQQPTSGPPTNRLPVDQPPARRPTGCLSTNLRPADQPAACRPTSGPPTNRLPVDQPDINETSVMASPGLLLLLMSSFLFLSIVSVSASPDQNQVEEVTQKKINKAKEVAKAFGKVLRDSIDKIRLTSIPGLKGRVNRKRPSQQQPRGRVNRDISSRRRFIAKFLLG; translated from the exons ATGAGCCCAGAGGAGGTTATCAGCCCTGCCTCCTCTCTCTATCATTTCCCCATAAAAG CTCAGAGATCAGAGGTTCCTCTGAGACTCAACAACCTCCAGACTGTCGTGACAGACTGCGATCACATCCAACAACCAACCTCCGGCCCGCCGACCAACCGGCTGCCTGTCGACCAACCTCCGGCCCGCCGACCAACCGGCTGCCTGTCGACCAACCTCCGGCCCGCCGACCAACCGGCTGCCTGTCGACCAACCTCCGGCCCGCCGACCAACCGGCTGCCTGTCGACCAACCAGACATCAACGAGACATCAG TCATGGCGTCTCctggcctgctgctgctgctgatgtcgtccttcctcttcctctccatcgTGAGCGTCTCAGCGTCTCCTGACCAGAACCAAGTGGAGGAAGTCACtcagaagaaaataaacaaagcgAAGGAAGTGGCTAAAGCTTTCGGCAAGGTTTTGCGTGACAGCATTGATAAGATCAGATTAACAAGCATCCCAGGGTTAAAAGGCAGGGTAAACAGGAAAAGACCAAGCCAGCAGCAGCCAAGAGGCAGGGTCAACAGGGACATATCAAGCCGCCGGCGTTTTATAGCCAAATTTCTCCTGGGATAA
- the LOC123967442 gene encoding uncharacterized protein LOC123967442 — protein sequence MNINNPSVEKTAITSNNQPPALRPTSCLSTNQLPADQPAACRPTSGRLSTNQLPVDQPAACRPTSGPPTNLRPPVDQPAACRPTSGPPTNRLPVDQPAACRPTGCLSTNRLPPVDQPAAACRPTGCRLSTNRLPPVDQPAACRPTSGPPTNLRPSDQPPALRPTGCLSTNLRPSDQPAACRPTGCLSTNLRPSDQPAACRPTSCLSTNLRPSDQPPALRPTSCLSTNRLPVDQPAACRPTGCLSTNRLPVDQPAACRPTSGPPTNRLPVDQPDINETSVMASPGLLLLLMSSFLFLSIVSVSASPDQNQVQEVTQKKLNKAKEGAKAFAKYFVNTIDQIRLATTPFLGLINPAVPLVSAIFTLATVAVSLINNSQKDNPILDALQYEFQSLNSKLDKYHVEQKWDTWAAGAYHKPEKNIDVSWNTYEKLVPSLFRRKNDNERERIKQEIIKVCSKSQPATQTLLKYLTVEGPTLTNNLAKDLAAHVKCHEKDLREYTVFISKLIYKGSTLNLLCYKLKQIESKELVDGEADIAYNSASAMFQIHKNCILNSFTYIKPEVEELITNSKKRQPLATEVRSFLVQNYGRYDWMVVAFITKSSKHKIIETLNSHVLTGFTEIKKGKVSVGVARQVKGTHTKASRVKQAIISCFTKPVLCYKVAEKLRECGGSVDGIPVSQTYTAVHAFLRKAHDSHDAKEVEDEVSADPQDTSSSPPYIYTGKCEKSPGVKGGKFVVMIKSDEEMMTKDPCSKLKCGGDRRGKCVRVEDTFVAMCECKLPYYGQNCEQSLEDYKKSLESSIEQVFKPAVVDKRLRNQSVRRAGI from the exons atgaatattaataatCCATCTGTAGAGAAG ACTGCGATCACATCCAACAACCAACCTCCGGCCCTCCGACCAACCAGCTGCCTGTCGACCAACCAGCTGCCCGCCGACCAACCGGCTGCCTGTCGACCAACCTCCGGCCGCCTGTCGACCAACCAGCTGCCTGTCGACCAACCGGCTGCCTGTCGACCAACCTCCGGCCCTCCGACCAACCTCCGGCCGCCTGTCGACCAACCAGCTGCCTGTCGACCAACCTCCGGCCCTCCGACCAACCGGCTGCCTGTCGACCAACCGGCTGCCTGTCGACCAACCGGCTGCCTGTCGACCAACCGGCTGCCGCCTGTCGACCAACCGGCTGCCGCCTGTCGACCAACCGGCTGCCGCCTGTCGACCAACCGGCTGCCGCCTGTCGACCAACCGGCTGCCTGTCGACCAACCTCCGGCCCTCCGACCAACCTCCGGCCCTCCGACCAACCTCCGGCCCTCCGACCAACCGGCTGCCTGTCGACCAACCTCCGGCCCTCCGACCAACCAGCTGCCTGTCGACCAACCGGCTGCCTGTCGACCAACCTCCGGCCCTCCGACCAACCGGCTGCCTGTCGACCAACCAGCTGCCTGTCGACCAACCTCCGGCCCTCCGACCAACCTCCGGCCCTCCGACCAACCAGCTGCCTGTCAACCAACCGGCTGCCTGTTGACCAACCGGCTGCCTGTCGACCAACCGGCTGCCTGTCGACCAACCGGCTGCCTGTCGACCAACCGGCTGCCTGTCGACCAACCTCCGGCCCGCCGACCAACCGGCTGCCTGTCGACCAACCAGACATCAACGAGACATCAG TCATGGCGTCTCctggcctgctgctgctgctgatgtcgtccttcctcttcctctccatcgTGAGCGTCTCAGCGTCTCCTGACCAGAACCAAGTGCAGGAAGTCACTCAGAAGAAATTAAACAAAGCGAAGGAAGGGGCTAAAgcttttgcaaaatattttgtcaACACCATTGACCAGATCAGACTGGCAACCACCCCTTTTCTGGGGTTGATAAACCCAGCTGTGCCCCTGGTATCTGCTATTTTCACTTTAGCAACGGTGGCAGTGTCACTAATAAACAATAGCCAAAAAGATAATCCAATTTTAGACGCTCTCCAGTATGAATTTCAAAGTCTTAATTCTAAGCTTGACAAATATCACGTAGAGCAGAAGTGGGACACCTGGGCAGCAGGTGCCTACCACAAGCCAGAGAAGAACATTGATGTATCCTGGAACACGTACGAAAAACTAGTGCCGAGTCTATTCCGCAGAAAAAATGAcaatgagagggagagaattaAACAAGAAATTATTAAAGTCTGCTCAAAGAGCCAGCCCGCCACTCAGACCTTGCTCAAGTACCTGACAGTCGAAGGACCAACCTTAACAAATAACCTCGCAAAGGACCTGGCTGCTCATGTTAAATGTCATGAAAAGGATCTCAGAGAATACACCGTGTTCATCTCTAAACTCATCTACAAGGGCAGCACACTGAATCTCTTATGTTACAAACTCAAGCAAATAGAGTCTAAAGAATTAGTTGATGGGGAAGCTGACATTGCATACAACTCTGCATCAGCTATGTTCCAAATCCACAAGAACtgcattttaaacagttttacatACATTAAACCAGAGGTGGAGGAGCTCATTACCAACTCCAAAAAACGTCAACCACTAGCAACTGAGGTCAGGTCTTTCTTGGTGCAGAATTATGGCAGGTATGACTGGATGGTTGTTGCATTTATAACCAAAAGCtccaaacataaaataattgaaaCACTCAACAGCCACGTCCTGACAGGATTTACTGAGATTAAAAAAGGGAAAGTTAGCGTGGGCGTAGCCAGACAGGTGAAAGGGACTCACACAAAGGCAAGTCGAGTTAAACAAGCCATCATCAGCTGCTTTACTAAGCCAGTTTTGTGTTATAAGGTTGCAGAGAAACTCCGTGAGTGTGGCGGATCTGTGGACGGTATTCCAGTGTCTCAGACTTACACAGCAGTACACGCCTTTTTAAGAAAAGCCCATGACAGTCACGATGCAAAGGAAGTAGAGGATGAAGTCTCCGCCGACCCTCAAGACACTTCATCTAGCCCTCCTTACATTTATACAGGGAAGTGTGAGAAATCTCCAGGTGTGAAGGGTGGCAAGTTTGTGGTTATGATCAAAAGTGATGAAGAGATGATGACTAAAGATCCCTGCTCCAAGCTGAAGTGTGGTGGTGACCGAAGAGGGAAATGTGTTCGTGTGGAAGACACCTTTGTAGCCATGTGTGAGTGCAAGCTGCCGTACTATGGACAGAACTGTGAGCAGAGCTTAGAAGATTACAAGAAAAGCTTAGAGAGCTCCATAGAGCAAGTTTTTAAGCCAGCAGTGGTGGACAAGCGGCTCCGTAATCAGTCTGTAAGAAGGGCTGGCATCTGA